ATCAGCACATGCATGGGTTTTCTGACTGCCCACAATTGTTCAGATCTCTTAATTATTAGTACTTATGCCGATGATTATATTAATCAAATTGTTTGTAAATTTTAGTACATTATCGTGTATGATAAAGACATCAAATTCTAATTAGATATCATAACCTCGGAAGACATAAGGAACGAATACTCATTACCTAAAATCACTATATTATTTCATGGTTAAGCAaagataaatattatttcatgGTTAAGTAACCCGGGCGAGAAGAATATTATGAGAAAACCTAATTAAACAACcaatgttttgtttattaaatttttagagTTACAAGAGACTGTACAAAAGAGTTCAAGAAGTAATGGTGTTCAGGGTAAACTTTAAGTATCGTAACACTTTtaagaaaccctaaaaccctaacttcgaaaaatcaaaaccatcttcttcgttgttttttgttctttttttttggtagtttcGAAAAATCCCCGATGATAGTTAAATACTTAAATCTCGAACCCAAACCCACCTCGAGAATcccaaaaaatagaaaaagataaattttgaaagagggaataaagaaaaaaaaagttttgaataatgaaaaaaataaaacagtgATTACGAGCGTTTAGACGTGTTCTCGGCGAGTTTAGCCAAAGACAGCAAGTTGCACCGTACTATTGTATCTGCAAAGCTACACGTCTCTTCCTTATCGTTACCCGCTGGTACATCAACGACGTATGACTCAATGACACGTGTTCTCTTCTCACCGTCGTCGGAGTCCTCCGACTCGTGCACCGTCGTCACCGACCTGTAGTTCATAAGCCTGTGGTCCCCACCCACAACACTGAAACTGATGACGTGGCGATCATCGTCCATGATCTCAAGCCGCTCTAAGCTAAACGCAGCGGGGAGACCAGAGACGACTCGTACCTCTCTCACCGATCCAACCTCACGACCGTCTCCGAAAGCAACGTGACAGCTCCTCACGAAGTGTTTGTACGCTTGAGGGTGTTCGAAGCGTCTCAAGATCGACCAGACGGCTGAACCAGGAGCCTCGACGTCTTGTACCATGACGGAGAAGCATTGAGAAGGACCAACCACGTGCGTGTGGGAACGCTCCACGTGCTCCGGAACATCAGGCATCCCGCGCGTGAGGCTCACTTTTTGAACGTGTTTGTGGTGGTGGAGATAGTTGTTTACGGTGCCGTTGGCTGCTTCTGCGGTGGTGGAAGATCTCTGAAACTGTATCGACGTTGGCATGTTAAGAGCAAATGATCCTCTTCTCtctatatttctcttttaaaaatattctctctctctctctctctctctctctataagaaaacaaatgggGGGGGGGTTTCTTCGTGAGGTTGTATTAATGAGATATTTACATAAGTATATAAGGACAGAGTGTTTACATATAAAAATGCAAGTATGTGGAttaggaaagagagagagagagagagaagaagaaggatgtgTTTTAGTTTGTGTGGGTTCGTCGGTTGTGTCCACTTGGGATTTGTTTGGAGTTTGTAGTTTCACTTAATAagaaacatctctctctctctttatatcaAGGACCGGCCCGGTTTCCCACGAAAATCCATCGACTGGTTCTCGATTGTATAACCGgttatttaaatttgagttttttgtttgtttttacttgCCTGTTAATGACTTGTCATCACAAGGAATGTGCATGTAGACGTAAccataatttcattaaataccATTTATTATAACGGTGTTTACCAATAGAGAGTTACATCTAAAATgttaataaacatttttgagGATGTCAATTTAAAACTAGAACATGATCACTATGGGTCGAGTTGGTTAAGCTATATTGGTTAATTAGAGCTATACATTATGCATAGTTTTGGCTAAAATTCttgaaacaaattattgaaTGGATAGACCTTTGTTTTTGTGATGGCTGAGCAAAAAGATTAGATGTGTTTGTGAATTTCATTGGAAACTTCCGACTGcggtaaaattttcaaaaataactaGGATAGAACTTTGAATATTCCAAGTTGGTGAAGATAAATCATGTCGTGGGTCCATCATAATTATCTTTCCTCATTTTGTAATCAACTTGAGCGTTTTGACAGTACTAAAAAGTATTTAATTAAATTCCTttttcaaacaaagaaaaaaaagagaatattataGACGAATTAGATGAAAATCAACTAAGCAGTTTgctaaaaaataac
The Camelina sativa cultivar DH55 chromosome 6, Cs, whole genome shotgun sequence genome window above contains:
- the LOC104792891 gene encoding abscisic acid receptor PYL6-like is translated as MPTSIQFQRSSTTAEAANGTVNNYLHHHKHVQKVSLTRGMPDVPEHVERSHTHVVGPSQCFSVMVQDVEAPGSAVWSILRRFEHPQAYKHFVRSCHVAFGDGREVGSVREVRVVSGLPAAFSLERLEIMDDDRHVISFSVVGGDHRLMNYRSVTTVHESEDSDDGEKRTRVIESYVVDVPAGNDKEETCSFADTIVRCNLLSLAKLAENTSKRS